In Citrobacter sp. RHB25-C09, the following proteins share a genomic window:
- a CDS encoding glycoprotein 3 has product MTQTAVIPDYLKPAMERLETAREAHLTNARRMDETTTAISQVQTQKTELEQENDNDSGAWRTAFRAGGAVITDELKQRHITRVARRELAQECDNMAEVLSFELDSLKGACDRTARAYRQAHHGALSQYAEHELDVALRESCGALVRAMKLSILVKENPLANTIGHQGYVEPEHVVMQQVKTRLEQAVRGCNIRLTDEPVLFKTGLSASTLPHMEHDVATTPGQRKVWQEKMREREAGLKARGLLS; this is encoded by the coding sequence ATGACTCAGACCGCTGTTATTCCCGACTACCTTAAACCCGCAATGGAACGCCTTGAAACGGCCAGAGAAGCACATCTGACCAATGCCCGACGCATGGACGAAACCACGACGGCCATCAGCCAGGTACAAACGCAAAAAACTGAACTGGAGCAGGAAAACGACAATGATTCCGGTGCATGGCGCACCGCCTTTCGTGCCGGTGGTGCGGTCATTACCGACGAGCTGAAACAACGCCATATAACTCGCGTGGCGCGACGGGAGCTGGCGCAGGAATGTGACAATATGGCTGAGGTTCTGTCTTTCGAGCTGGACAGCCTCAAAGGAGCCTGTGACCGCACGGCCAGAGCATACCGTCAGGCACATCACGGCGCCCTCAGTCAGTATGCAGAGCATGAACTCGATGTTGCCCTGCGTGAAAGCTGCGGTGCCCTCGTCAGAGCAATGAAACTCAGCATTCTGGTTAAAGAAAATCCGCTTGCCAATACCATTGGCCATCAGGGCTATGTCGAGCCAGAGCATGTCGTTATGCAGCAGGTGAAAACGCGGCTTGAGCAGGCGGTGAGGGGCTGCAATATCCGTCTGACTGATGAACCCGTGCTGTTTAAAACAGGTCTGTCGGCCTCCACGCTGCCGCATATGGAGCATGACGTTGCGACCACACCCGGCCAGCGCAAGGTCTGGCAGGAAAAAATGCGGGAACGTGAGGCCGGGCTGAAAGCGCGGGGGTTACTGTCATGA
- a CDS encoding AlpA family transcriptional regulator, with amino-acid sequence MHTAFSSSSSAPAAPLMPVSDVVQERFIRLPEVIHLCGLSRSTIYDLISREAFPKQISLGGKNVAWAQSEITAWMAERIAERNRGFDA; translated from the coding sequence ATGCACACCGCTTTTTCTTCCTCGTCTTCTGCCCCTGCCGCGCCGCTGATGCCGGTCTCTGATGTCGTTCAGGAGCGCTTTATCCGCCTGCCCGAAGTGATTCATCTGTGCGGTCTGTCCCGGTCAACCATTTATGACCTCATCAGCCGGGAGGCATTCCCGAAACAAATCTCCCTCGGCGGTAAAAACGTGGCGTGGGCGCAGTCTGAAATCACCGCATGGATGGCAGAGCGTATTGCCGAACGCAACCGGGGTTTTGACGCATGA
- a CDS encoding ogr/Delta-like zinc finger family protein produces MMRCPFCRTAAHVRTSRYMSDSVKESYLQCQNVHCSATFKTHESIFEVIRSPVIDEKPAPVPTASVAPRRVKGCYSSPFRH; encoded by the coding sequence ATGATGCGCTGTCCCTTCTGCCGCACGGCGGCGCACGTCCGCACCAGCCGCTATATGTCTGACAGCGTCAAAGAGAGTTACCTGCAGTGCCAGAATGTGCACTGCTCGGCGACATTCAAAACGCATGAGTCCATCTTTGAAGTGATACGTTCGCCGGTCATCGATGAGAAACCCGCGCCGGTGCCGACAGCATCCGTAGCCCCCCGCCGGGTAAAAGGCTGCTACAGCTCGCCGTTCCGCCACTAA
- a CDS encoding HNH endonuclease, which translates to MPLNCIVYEGEDLETYRDYNALPNDNKDGRIWDSEERNICRIKKSIKDYYIIAQDYTCPYCKQRIEVDHNGAWDAEHIIPKSSHPGFVFEPLNLCVSCKDCNNEKRDKTVLENNNRRTLPIRSGDYIIVHPHFDDYDEHIKVIEVAGYYIPRTDKGRKTIEKCGLLRFAYKYANYGGTSQENKETILTLANGLLDANTPADEHAFLGVISDAVETGKKLSKTAFLQQFGVRE; encoded by the coding sequence ATGCCTCTGAATTGCATTGTGTATGAAGGTGAGGATCTTGAAACATATAGAGATTATAATGCGCTGCCTAACGATAATAAAGATGGAAGAATATGGGATTCGGAAGAGCGTAACATTTGTAGAATAAAAAAATCAATTAAAGACTATTATATTATTGCTCAGGATTACACATGTCCTTATTGTAAACAAAGGATTGAGGTTGATCATAATGGAGCTTGGGATGCCGAACATATAATACCTAAAAGTAGTCACCCAGGCTTTGTTTTTGAGCCTTTAAATTTATGTGTTTCATGCAAGGATTGTAATAATGAAAAAAGGGATAAGACTGTATTAGAGAATAACAACAGGAGAACACTTCCTATTAGAAGTGGGGATTACATTATTGTCCATCCTCATTTTGACGATTATGATGAGCATATTAAAGTAATTGAGGTTGCGGGTTATTATATACCACGAACAGATAAAGGTAGAAAAACAATAGAAAAATGTGGTTTATTAAGATTTGCATATAAATACGCAAACTATGGAGGAACTTCTCAGGAAAATAAAGAAACCATTCTAACTTTAGCTAATGGTCTATTAGATGCTAATACTCCGGCTGATGAACATGCCTTTTTAGGTGTGATTTCAGATGCAGTGGAAACTGGAAAGAAACTATCAAAAACAGCATTTCTGCAGCAATTTGGAGTAAGGGAATAA
- a CDS encoding acyltransferase family protein, with amino-acid sequence MSFGKTAALSMLGVSNFYFYIHTNYFESSSSEPLLHTWSLAVEEQYYIFWPLILMAVYKIKRASIKVALFSALFITSVGLSWYYVHQDKNLAYMMLPFRFFELMAGALLAINYRRTESLLKYKNILSVSGMILILTSAFLLNESSSFPGVLALPVTIGSTMLLASRGGIVNSFLSLKPIIYIGRVSYSFYLWHWPVIILAAYRGIELTTINAFALIALSFTLASISYHLVENPFRKLKSPLIVFPVLYALPLTACYFFMNYMDSTSGMKWRTQGMFDELNSNNSAHIKRSECMEKMKAGNFSECWLGVKKDKPDVLMIGDSFGNAYTPFIDVLAKDARIMIHDTMRSSTPSIPGVYVNDISKPLSKYNADSVMLYNNTRTNYANTIGAVIISDYFDIYNNNNKLLRLFGDKEIDYSASVYKLRVNYIKKLIRNGVKVYIIARPFNTIGTSGIAKLRSAKMKHAIGNADMFPYGMKKESREEYRLKHDIPEITLIDPNALLCSAKMKSVQPQSMATLFLESMEPILTTPQHRKWVRRT; translated from the coding sequence GTGTCTTTTGGCAAAACTGCCGCTCTCTCTATGCTCGGCGTAAGTAATTTTTACTTTTACATTCACACCAATTACTTTGAATCCTCATCATCGGAACCACTTCTCCATACCTGGTCACTGGCAGTAGAGGAGCAATATTATATTTTTTGGCCATTAATACTAATGGCGGTATACAAAATAAAAAGAGCAAGCATCAAAGTTGCTTTGTTTTCAGCACTTTTTATTACGTCAGTAGGCCTTTCATGGTATTACGTGCATCAGGATAAAAACTTGGCATATATGATGTTGCCATTTCGTTTTTTCGAATTAATGGCTGGCGCGTTGCTGGCAATTAACTATCGTAGAACTGAATCATTATTAAAGTATAAAAATATATTAAGTGTTTCAGGTATGATATTGATACTCACAAGCGCATTTTTGCTTAACGAGAGTAGTTCTTTTCCTGGGGTCTTAGCGCTGCCTGTTACTATAGGCAGTACAATGCTGCTCGCTTCACGCGGAGGCATTGTAAATAGCTTTTTATCATTAAAACCAATAATATACATCGGAAGAGTTTCATACTCATTCTACCTATGGCACTGGCCAGTAATAATTCTGGCCGCCTACAGAGGAATTGAGTTGACGACAATTAACGCTTTTGCTCTTATAGCGTTATCATTCACTTTGGCTTCAATCAGCTACCACCTCGTTGAAAATCCCTTCAGAAAATTAAAATCTCCGCTTATTGTTTTCCCTGTTCTCTATGCCCTGCCGTTGACTGCTTGTTATTTTTTTATGAATTATATGGATTCTACATCCGGTATGAAATGGAGAACGCAAGGGATGTTTGATGAACTCAACTCAAATAACTCTGCACATATCAAACGCAGTGAATGCATGGAAAAAATGAAAGCCGGAAATTTTAGTGAGTGCTGGCTAGGTGTAAAAAAAGACAAGCCAGATGTTTTAATGATCGGTGATTCGTTCGGCAATGCATATACACCTTTTATTGATGTGCTTGCGAAAGATGCGAGGATCATGATCCATGACACAATGAGAAGTTCTACCCCCTCAATTCCAGGTGTATATGTTAATGATATAAGCAAACCATTATCAAAATATAATGCTGATTCTGTTATGCTTTATAATAACACACGAACAAATTATGCCAATACTATTGGCGCTGTGATAATATCAGATTATTTTGATATATATAATAACAATAACAAATTATTGCGATTATTTGGTGATAAAGAAATCGACTATAGTGCATCTGTATACAAATTACGAGTGAACTATATCAAAAAACTTATCAGGAATGGTGTGAAAGTCTATATCATTGCCAGACCTTTTAATACAATTGGCACATCTGGAATTGCTAAGTTACGCTCAGCAAAAATGAAACATGCCATCGGTAATGCTGATATGTTCCCTTATGGAATGAAAAAAGAATCAAGAGAAGAGTATAGACTTAAACATGACATCCCAGAAATTACGTTGATCGACCCAAATGCTCTGCTCTGCTCTGCAAAGATGAAAAGTGTGCAGCCACAATCGATGGCGACATTATTTTTAGAGTCGATGGAACCCATCTTAACTACACCTCAGCACAGAAAATGGGTGAGGCGTACTTGA
- a CDS encoding AAA family ATPase, translating to MIFEKEINARYFLGRVKQAHYNTSVVILGQNGEGKSRLLVDIIGYAKDNNYTNVIAVSTSPFDKFPIRKKFSGIDYSYVGVKGGATGNSILSLIGSASLGLLNQNKFNGIYVERILSFLGASSEVEYVFKVNQKIFQKQNYSDDKNGPDIHHYHHNGFFGKDLHFSDNELYNINKAIDLLTYLVDSNKNFKVRLKIGSEGYIKTKDVFIDNLNSKLLTLLDHDLIKLIDFRIEKKEFGWMSLRLASSGEQCILLSMLGIATNITDNSLILIDEPEISLHPEWQERYISLLMRIFERYNSCLFIIATHSPQIVSKLDAYRSYIYTIKNDELVSASEYVKRSSDFQLANLFLAPGYKNEYLTRELITFLTSPQEYYEDKGCAEIIKIISLRDNIDKDDPVFKLIELARKVIAEIS from the coding sequence ATGATTTTTGAAAAAGAAATTAATGCTAGGTATTTTCTAGGAAGGGTTAAACAAGCTCATTATAACACTTCAGTTGTAATTCTTGGTCAAAATGGAGAAGGGAAAAGTAGGTTGCTCGTTGATATAATAGGGTATGCCAAAGATAACAACTATACCAATGTCATAGCTGTATCTACGAGCCCCTTTGATAAATTTCCGATAAGGAAAAAGTTTAGTGGTATAGATTACAGCTATGTCGGTGTGAAAGGAGGTGCGACAGGTAACTCTATATTGTCTTTGATCGGTTCGGCATCATTGGGGTTATTGAATCAAAATAAATTTAATGGTATTTATGTAGAACGAATTCTGTCTTTTTTAGGTGCTTCTTCTGAAGTTGAATATGTTTTTAAAGTTAATCAGAAAATATTTCAAAAGCAAAATTACTCAGATGATAAAAATGGTCCAGATATCCATCATTATCATCATAATGGATTTTTTGGAAAAGACTTGCATTTTTCTGACAATGAACTTTATAACATTAATAAAGCTATAGACTTATTAACGTACTTAGTTGATAGCAATAAAAACTTCAAAGTTAGATTGAAGATTGGTAGTGAAGGTTACATAAAAACTAAAGATGTTTTCATTGATAATCTTAATAGCAAGCTTTTAACATTACTTGATCATGATCTCATAAAGTTAATTGACTTTAGAATAGAAAAAAAAGAGTTTGGTTGGATGTCGTTGAGGCTTGCAAGTTCAGGGGAACAATGTATTCTATTATCGATGCTAGGCATTGCTACAAATATCACTGATAACTCTTTAATTCTTATAGATGAGCCTGAGATCAGTCTCCATCCTGAGTGGCAAGAGAGATATATATCACTTCTGATGAGGATTTTTGAGAGATATAATTCATGTCTTTTTATCATTGCTACTCATTCTCCGCAAATAGTATCTAAGCTTGATGCCTATAGATCATATATTTACACCATTAAAAATGATGAACTAGTAAGTGCTTCTGAGTATGTGAAAAGATCTTCAGACTTCCAATTAGCCAACCTATTTCTAGCTCCTGGTTATAAAAATGAATATTTAACAAGGGAGCTAATAACATTTCTCACGTCTCCGCAAGAATACTATGAAGATAAAGGCTGTGCAGAAATAATAAAAATTATCTCTTTGAGGGATAATATTGATAAAGATGATCCTGTATTTAAGTTGATTGAATTGGCTCGTAAAGTAATTGCGGAGATATCGTAA
- a CDS encoding phage polarity suppression protein has translation MTTLTLQQAFDACQTNKTAWLNRKAELTAAGQEYQELLLDDNASGSRRLRMLRDIIDVKKWEINQAAGRYILSHEEVQRISIRNRLHDFMQQNGAELAATLAPELMGIKNQPAMLKSRALDRSVAYLREALSVWLAAGNEINYSAQDNDILTAIGYRPAAPSQDDYREKFTPAQSMIYARRRAEMTGQ, from the coding sequence GTGACCACTCTGACCTTACAGCAGGCGTTTGACGCCTGTCAGACGAACAAAACGGCGTGGCTAAACCGTAAAGCCGAACTGACCGCTGCCGGGCAGGAATATCAGGAATTATTGCTGGATGACAACGCATCGGGTTCCCGTAGATTACGGATGCTGCGAGATATTATTGACGTAAAAAAATGGGAGATTAATCAGGCCGCCGGTCGCTACATTCTTTCGCATGAAGAGGTGCAGCGCATCAGCATCCGTAACCGGCTGCATGATTTTATGCAGCAGAACGGCGCGGAGCTGGCTGCCACACTGGCACCTGAGCTGATGGGGATTAAGAACCAGCCCGCGATGTTAAAAAGTCGCGCGCTCGACCGTTCGGTGGCATATCTGCGCGAAGCTCTTTCTGTCTGGCTGGCCGCAGGAAATGAAATTAATTATTCTGCACAGGATAACGACATTTTAACGGCCATCGGATACAGGCCTGCCGCGCCTTCGCAGGATGATTATCGTGAAAAATTCACCCCTGCACAGAGCATGATTTACGCGCGTCGACGTGCCGAAATGACCGGGCAGTAG
- a CDS encoding DUF5375 domain-containing protein: MKQPLPPVLRAALYRRAVACAWLTLCEHQRRYPHLTLDALETAIAAELEGFYLRQHGEEKGRQIACALLEDLMEAGPLKAAPSLSFLGLAVMDELCARHITPPVLH, encoded by the coding sequence ATGAAACAGCCATTACCGCCCGTATTACGTGCCGCACTGTATCGCCGCGCCGTGGCCTGTGCGTGGCTGACCCTGTGTGAACATCAGCGCCGATACCCGCACCTCACCCTCGACGCACTGGAAACCGCCATTGCCGCCGAGCTGGAGGGCTTCTATCTGCGCCAGCACGGCGAGGAAAAAGGCCGTCAGATTGCCTGTGCATTACTGGAAGATTTAATGGAAGCCGGACCACTGAAAGCCGCGCCGTCACTGTCCTTTCTCGGGCTCGCGGTGATGGATGAACTTTGCGCCCGTCACATCACACCGCCTGTACTGCACTGA
- a CDS encoding host cell division inhibitor Icd-like protein, with translation MMITVQQTAPFSGLLLFAVSRYSFPAVAKSAAGIGVPNNFKATRHAPCVFFYVVAQAHPFSGLWCLFVHQSPFLIMVVRAGQPSGWPVSLKAGYANPVRAATSEIGVSGGSFSNYFKEAAIMATTLTQPHPQFVFVFAAVRRADRKPRICMLRTVAGDEHAARLSLVRDYVLSFAGRLPVAEVHA, from the coding sequence ATGATGATAACCGTTCAGCAAACCGCCCCTTTTTCTGGCTTGCTTCTTTTCGCCGTTTCCAGGTATAGTTTTCCCGCTGTCGCAAAATCGGCAGCCGGAATTGGCGTTCCGAATAACTTCAAGGCGACACGACACGCGCCATGCGTGTTTTTTTATGTCGTTGCTCAGGCACACCCATTTTCAGGGCTGTGGTGTTTATTCGTGCACCAGAGTCCTTTTCTGATAATGGTAGTCCGGGCGGGGCAGCCTTCGGGCTGGCCGGTTTCCTTGAAGGCCGGTTACGCCAACCCCGTTCGGGCTGCCACCAGTGAAATTGGCGTTTCCGGTGGTAGTTTTTCAAACTACTTCAAGGAGGCTGCCATCATGGCTACTACCCTCACCCAGCCACACCCGCAGTTTGTCTTTGTGTTTGCCGCCGTTCGTCGTGCAGACCGTAAACCCCGTATCTGTATGCTCCGCACCGTTGCCGGTGATGAACACGCCGCACGTCTTTCCCTCGTTCGCGATTACGTCCTCTCGTTTGCTGGCCGTCTGCCGGTTGCGGAGGTACACGCATGA
- a CDS encoding acyltransferase, which yields MSLKYRADIDGLRAIAVLMVVFFHAKLPVQGGFVGVDVFFVISGFLITCILDKEIRESRFSYTSFYLRRIKRLIPALFLCL from the coding sequence ATGTCACTTAAATACAGAGCAGACATTGATGGTCTCAGAGCAATTGCGGTGCTCATGGTGGTTTTTTTTCACGCAAAACTTCCCGTACAGGGTGGATTTGTAGGCGTAGATGTTTTTTTCGTAATCTCGGGTTTTTTAATAACGTGTATTCTTGATAAAGAAATCAGAGAATCTCGCTTTAGCTATACAAGTTTTTATTTGCGAAGAATTAAGCGGTTAATTCCCGCACTTTTTTTATGCTTATAG
- a CDS encoding primase-helicase zinc-binding domain-containing protein yields MKMNVTETVKQACGHWPHILPALGVKVIKNRHQSCPVCGGSDRFRFDDKEGRGTWFCNQCGAGDGLKLVEKVFGVTASEAAQKVDAVTGNLPPVAPEVIAAIETETDADRKAAAGLAAKLMEKTRPATGNAYLTRKGFPALECLTLTAQHKTGGVTFRAGDVIVPLHDGTSALVNLQLINADGLKRTLKGGQVKGACNIIEGQKQAGKRLWIAEGYATALTVHHLTGETVMVALSSVNLLSLASLARQKHPACQIVLAADRDLNGDGQTKAAAAAEACEGVVALPPVFGDWNDAFIQKGEEETRKAIYNAIRPPADSPFTTMSEAEFTAMSTSEKAMRVHEHYGEALAVDANGQLLSRYEAGIWKIIPTSDFERDVAGLFQRLRAPFSSGKITSVVETLKLVIPQQAAPARRLIGFRNGVLDTGTGIFSPHHQSHWLRTLCDVDFTPPVEGETLETHAPDFWRWLDRAAGGRPEKRDVILAALFMVLANRYDWQLFLEVTGPGGSGKSILAEIATMLAGEDNATSATIETLESPRERAALIGFSLIRLPDQEKWSGDGAGLKAITGGDAVSVDPKYKDAYSTHIPAVILAVNNNPMRFTDRSGGVSRRRVILHFPEQIAPEERDPQLKNKIARELAVIVRQLMQKFSDPMTARALLQSQQNSDEALSIKRDADPTFDFCGYLEALPEPEGMYIGNANIIPRQPRLYLYHAYLAYMEAHGYKNTLSLTMFGKGLPAMLKEYGLSYEKRRKNQGIQTNLALREESNADWLPKCDDPIAK; encoded by the coding sequence ATGAAAATGAACGTAACGGAAACCGTAAAACAGGCCTGCGGCCACTGGCCGCACATTCTCCCGGCGCTGGGTGTGAAGGTCATTAAAAACCGCCATCAGTCCTGCCCGGTGTGCGGCGGCTCTGACCGTTTCCGCTTTGACGATAAAGAGGGGCGAGGCACATGGTTCTGTAACCAGTGCGGCGCGGGTGACGGGCTTAAGCTGGTAGAGAAAGTGTTCGGCGTAACCGCATCAGAGGCCGCCCAAAAGGTGGATGCTGTCACCGGCAACCTGCCGCCGGTTGCCCCGGAGGTGATTGCGGCCATAGAGACTGAAACCGATGCCGACCGCAAAGCGGCGGCCGGGCTGGCCGCGAAACTGATGGAGAAAACCCGACCGGCCACCGGCAACGCCTACCTTACCCGCAAGGGCTTCCCCGCTCTGGAATGTCTGACGCTCACCGCCCAGCATAAAACCGGCGGCGTGACGTTCCGCGCCGGTGATGTGATTGTCCCGCTGCATGACGGTACCAGTGCACTGGTTAACCTTCAGCTTATCAATGCTGACGGTCTCAAACGCACCCTGAAAGGCGGTCAGGTCAAAGGGGCGTGTAATATCATCGAGGGGCAGAAACAGGCCGGAAAACGCCTGTGGATAGCGGAAGGCTATGCGACCGCACTCACCGTGCATCACCTGACCGGGGAAACCGTCATGGTGGCTCTGTCTTCCGTGAACCTCCTTTCTCTGGCGAGCCTTGCCCGTCAGAAACACCCGGCCTGCCAGATTGTGCTGGCCGCCGACCGCGACCTTAACGGCGACGGTCAGACAAAAGCCGCTGCGGCCGCAGAAGCGTGTGAAGGTGTTGTTGCCCTGCCGCCGGTATTCGGAGACTGGAATGATGCGTTTATTCAGAAAGGTGAAGAAGAGACGCGGAAAGCGATTTATAACGCCATCCGGCCACCGGCTGACAGCCCTTTCACAACCATGAGCGAGGCGGAATTTACCGCCATGAGCACCAGTGAAAAGGCGATGCGGGTACATGAACATTACGGCGAAGCGCTGGCTGTGGATGCGAACGGCCAGCTCCTGTCCCGCTATGAGGCCGGGATATGGAAAATCATCCCGACGTCGGATTTTGAACGCGATGTGGCCGGGCTGTTCCAGCGTCTCCGTGCCCCGTTCTCGTCGGGGAAAATCACCTCAGTGGTGGAGACCCTGAAACTGGTTATTCCGCAACAGGCCGCCCCTGCACGGCGTCTGATTGGTTTTCGCAACGGCGTACTTGATACCGGCACCGGCATATTCAGCCCACACCATCAGTCACACTGGCTGCGCACACTTTGTGATGTCGATTTTACCCCGCCGGTGGAGGGTGAAACGCTGGAAACCCACGCCCCGGATTTCTGGCGCTGGCTCGACCGTGCCGCCGGTGGCAGACCGGAAAAACGCGACGTTATTCTGGCTGCGCTGTTTATGGTGCTGGCGAACCGCTACGACTGGCAGCTCTTTCTCGAAGTGACCGGGCCGGGTGGCAGTGGTAAAAGTATTCTGGCTGAAATTGCGACCATGCTTGCCGGGGAAGATAACGCCACGTCGGCGACCATCGAAACGCTGGAATCACCGCGTGAACGTGCCGCGCTGATTGGCTTCTCGCTCATCCGTCTGCCTGACCAGGAAAAATGGAGCGGTGACGGAGCAGGGCTCAAGGCCATCACCGGCGGGGATGCGGTCTCCGTTGACCCGAAATATAAGGATGCGTACTCAACCCATATTCCGGCGGTGATTCTGGCCGTGAACAATAACCCGATGCGTTTCACCGACCGCAGCGGCGGCGTATCCCGTCGCCGGGTGATTCTGCATTTCCCGGAACAGATTGCCCCGGAAGAGCGCGACCCGCAGCTCAAGAACAAAATCGCCCGCGAGCTGGCCGTGATTGTGCGCCAGCTTATGCAGAAGTTCAGTGACCCGATGACCGCACGCGCACTGCTCCAGTCACAGCAGAACTCCGACGAGGCGCTCAGTATTAAACGCGATGCTGACCCGACATTTGATTTTTGCGGCTATCTGGAAGCGCTGCCGGAGCCGGAGGGGATGTATATTGGCAATGCCAACATCATTCCGCGTCAGCCGCGGCTGTATCTGTATCATGCCTATCTGGCGTATATGGAGGCCCACGGCTACAAAAACACACTCAGCCTCACCATGTTCGGGAAGGGATTGCCAGCCATGCTGAAAGAGTACGGGCTGAGTTATGAGAAGCGCCGTAAAAATCAGGGCATACAGACCAATCTGGCGCTAAGAGAAGAAAGCAACGCCGACTGGTTACCGAAATGCGATGACCCTATAGCGAAATAA
- a CDS encoding DUF4747 family protein, producing the protein MARTKKLTYGAVNITMHPHSPEKYVELFRMARKNSDNINLRGDSYATLSFFYPYKKGQSANEPFEGEVLKFTDIDVEGDWFNIVKKDVASDEEKGRIVIPENLKPNVARFSFVFLPASHLLVYEMQDKSRNLTPRQMSSFITGIFSNEKIIKKFGKINVTILTEPESVQRMLALKGITCINMVTRRPNPDDLASAESIMQKRFKRIGVIEEDKTYKSERGQEIKPDVELKQDALIASRNGEVSIRRVNEFGLVEVHASSDAPLQRVEPYDPDVTSVTDLLLLRARSLAGEFKRLLTR; encoded by the coding sequence ATGGCAAGAACGAAAAAATTAACTTATGGGGCTGTGAACATTACTATGCATCCTCACTCTCCAGAAAAGTATGTAGAGCTATTCAGGATGGCTAGAAAAAATTCGGATAATATTAATTTAAGAGGCGATTCTTATGCAACTTTATCGTTTTTTTATCCTTATAAAAAAGGACAATCAGCAAATGAACCTTTCGAAGGTGAGGTATTAAAATTTACAGACATTGATGTTGAGGGAGATTGGTTCAACATTGTAAAAAAAGACGTAGCTTCTGATGAGGAAAAAGGCAGAATTGTAATACCAGAAAATTTAAAACCTAATGTAGCTCGATTCTCTTTTGTATTTTTACCTGCAAGTCATCTTTTAGTTTATGAAATGCAGGATAAAAGTCGAAACCTTACACCAAGACAGATGTCATCATTTATAACAGGTATATTCTCCAACGAAAAAATAATCAAGAAATTTGGTAAAATTAATGTCACTATATTAACTGAACCAGAAAGCGTTCAGCGAATGCTTGCCCTTAAGGGTATTACATGTATAAACATGGTGACTCGGCGTCCAAACCCCGATGATCTTGCATCTGCGGAAAGTATAATGCAAAAAAGATTCAAACGTATTGGGGTTATTGAAGAAGATAAGACATATAAATCTGAGAGAGGCCAAGAAATTAAACCGGATGTCGAATTAAAACAAGATGCTCTAATTGCATCTAGAAATGGTGAAGTAAGCATCCGTAGAGTTAATGAATTTGGGTTAGTAGAAGTTCATGCCTCAAGTGACGCCCCGCTTCAGCGCGTTGAGCCTTACGACCCAGATGTAACATCAGTTACAGACTTATTATTATTGAGAGCAAGATCATTAGCAGGCGAATTTAAGAGGCTACTGACAAGGTAA